A stretch of Brachyhypopomus gauderio isolate BG-103 chromosome 3, BGAUD_0.2, whole genome shotgun sequence DNA encodes these proteins:
- the ccnh gene encoding cyclin-H isoform X2, translating into MYHNSSQKKYWIFDKEATLDQFRYEANQKFRSKALALRKPGINESMFLDPREEKVLFRHYEKRLLDFCSVFKPAMPKSVVGTACMYFRRFYLNNSLMEYHPRTIMLTCAYLSCKVDEFNVSSTQFVGNLQESPAGQERALEQILEYELLLIQQLNFHLVVHNPYRPMEGFLIDLKTRYPLLENPEVLRKSADDFLNRATTTDAGLLFSPSQIALTAVLNSAARAGLTMETYLTECMGLKEDKETLSKMYDAMRRLTTLIKEYELPKVDEVNVCKQKLERIHAECATNTHLKRKHGYEDDDHVVKKPLVTEEDWTDEDLDTL; encoded by the exons ATGTATCACAACAGCTCCCAGAAGAAATACTGGATTTTTGATAAGGAGGCAACATTGGACCAATTTAGATATGAAGCCAACCAGAAGTTTCGCTCTAAAGCCCTGGCTCTCAGAAAG CCTGGAATAAATGAGTCCATGTTTCTTGATCCTCGTGAAGAAAAAGTGCTTTTCAGACACTATGAGAAGAGATTGCTTGACTTCTGCTCAGTATTCAAACCTGCGATGCCCAAATCTGTTGTG GGCACTGCTTGCATGTATTTCAGAAGGTTTTATTTAAACAACTCATTAATGGAGTACCACCCAAGAACAATAAT GCTGACCTGTGCGTACCTCTCCTGCAAGGTGGACGAGTTTAATGTTTCCAGCACTCAGTTTGTGGGGAACCTACAGGAGAGTCCAGCAGGGCAGGAGAGAGCCTTGGAACAGATCCTGGAGTACGAGCTTCTCCTAATCCAGCAGCTGAACTTTCACCTGGTAGTACACAATCCATATCGGCCGATGGAGGGCTTTCTCATAGACCTGAAG ACGCGGTACCCGCTCTTGGAGAACCCGGAGGTGCTGAGGAAGAGTGCGGACGACTTCCTCAACAGAGCCACGACGACGGACGCGGGACTCCTGTTCTCGCCATCGCAGATCGCGCTCACCGCCGTGCTCAACAGCGCCGCCCGTGCGGGACTCACCATGGAAAC ATATCTTACAGAATGTATGGGGCTAAAGGAGGACAAGGAGACCCTCTCAAAAATGTATGATGCAATGAGAC GATTAACGACTCTTATTAAAGAATACGAGCTTCCCAAAGTGGATGAAGTAAACGTGTGCAAACAGAAACTGGAGAGGATTCACGCTGAATGTGCCACAAACACTCACTT
- the LOC143509209 gene encoding uncharacterized protein LOC143509209, translating to MAAPRRKYTVEEKRALLEMYDRLPRMDQKSAARRLNVSQPFLSRLLRSRNCVLSNRSAPRVNSGVIWGETSGLESALWRWVDVSERSGTPVTVDMIRRKARELSLRMGLVDFRPSPAWSDGFRKRVAVSQGCRVCPEDTDGQNCGPRRAPPDRGDGGWTAGEKRSGTDERTEPCEHRPVKREHRVLAAQVNGGVQTIAVPSLHQMKEAMKTLATGLLYRGFCDFKLLHQFENEVANIIKTSVDRGESAQFCSPTGRCAKTLDEDAS from the coding sequence ATGGCGGCGCCGAGAAGGAAGTACACAGTGGAGGAAAAGAGGGCGCTGCTCGAAATGTACGACCGGCTTCCCCGTATGGACCAAAAGAGCGCAGCGAGGAGACTAAACGTTTCCCAGCCGTTCCTGTCGAGGCTTCTCCGAAGCAGAAACTGTGTACTGAGCAACCGGAGCGCTCCCAGGGTAAACTCGGGCGTTATATGGGGCGAGACGTCGGGGCTGGAGTCGGCGCTGTGGCGGTGGGTCGACGTGTCCGAGAGGAGCGGCACCCCGGTGACCGTCGACATGATCCGCAGGAAAGCGAGAGAGCTGTCGCTGCGTATGGGCCTGGTGGACTTCAGGCCAAGCCCAGCCTGGTCCGACGGGTTCAGGAAACGAGTGGCTGTGAGTCAGGGGTGCCGTGTTTGCCCAGAGGACACGGATGGGCAGAACTGTGGCCCTCGGCGAGCCCCGCCGGACCGGGGGGACGGTGGCTGGACCGCGGGGGAGAAACGGTCCGGTACCGACGAACGAACAGAACCGTGTGAGCATCGCCCGGTTAAACGTGAGCACCGTGTCCTCGCCGCTCAGGTCAACGGCGGCGTGCAAACGATCGCGGTACCGTCGCTTCACCAAATGAAGGAGGCAATGAAGACGTTGGCTACCGGTTTATTGTACAGGGGCTTTTGTGACTTTAAGCTTCTCCATCAGTTTGAGAATGAAGTTGCAAATATCATCAAGACGTCGGTGGACCGGGGGGAATCGGCACAGTTTTGTAGCCCAACGGGACGTTGTGCAAAAACGTTGGATGAGGATGCAAGTTGA
- the tmem161b gene encoding transmembrane protein 161B has translation MGVISVQLVVTMVMACVIQKIIPHYSFARWLLCNGSLRWYQHPTEDQLRSLAGKQQKVGKSKKDRKNNGLVDNKPLTIPKDIDLQLETKCIAEVDTLALHYFPEFQWLVDFTVAATAVYLITELYFCVAEPSGEMNISVVWSLLVLAFVVKILFSLTAHYFRLEEGGERSLCITFAFFFFVKAMAILIVTENYLEFGLETGFANFSESAVRFLENQGLESQGPISKLTFKLFLALLCSMIGAFLTFPGLRLAQMHLDALTLNTGRVTQTLLHINFLAPLIMVLLWVKPITKDYIMNPTLGKETVPLMSEKTYDTLRLWIILLLCALRLAMVRHHLQAYLHLAQKGVEQMKKEAGRISAVDLQKMVARVFYYLCVIALQYVTPLVMLLHTTLLLKTLGGHSWAVYPDDGSPCVATEDSHAESPGGGQGHPAQTAAQLTAALGGLRTVFTPLLFRGLLSFLTWWIAACLFSTSLFGLFYHQYLMAA, from the exons TCTGCGTTGGTACCAGCACCCCACAGAAGACCAGTTGAGGAGCTTAGCTGGGAAACAGCAGAAAGTGGGCAAGAGCAAGAAGGACAG GAAGAACAACGGTCTCGTCGACAACAAGCCGCTGACTATTCCCAAGGACATCGATCTCCAGCTCGAAACGAAATGCATTGCGGAAGTGGACACTCTAG CTCTGCACTACTTCCCGGAGTTTCAGTGGCTGGTGGACTTCACAGTTGCTGCCACAGCAGTGTACCTCATCACCGAGCTGTACTTCTGTGTGGCTGAACCCAGTGGCGAGATGAACATCAGTGTGGTCTGGAGTCTGCTGGTGCTGGCCTTTGTTGT CAAGatcctcttctccctcacggCTCACTACTTCAggctggaggagggtggggagcGTTCCCTCTGTATCACCTTTGCCTTCTTCTTCTTCGTTAAAGCCATGGCCATCCTCATCGTCACGGAAAACTACCTGGAGTTTGGACTCGAGACAG GTTTTGCAAATTTTTCTGAAAGTGCCGTACGGTTTCTGGAGAACCAAGGCCTGGAGTCCCA GGGCCCCATATCAAAACTGACCTTTAAGCTGTTTCTGGCACTACTCTGCTCCATGATTGGAGCCTTCCTCACCTTCCCTGGCCTACGCTTGGCCCAGATGCATCTGGATGCCCTCACACTCAACACAGGCAGAGTCACACA GACCTTGCTACATATCAATTTCTTGGCTCCTCTTATAATGGTTCTGTTATGGGTGAAGCCCATAACCAAGGACTACATAATGAACCCTACCCTGGGGAAGGAGACTGTGCCTTT GATGTCTGAGAAAACGTATGACACGCTTCGCTTGTGGATCATCCTCCTGCTGTGTGCGCTGAGGCTGGCCATGGTGCGGCACCACCTGCAGGCCTACCTCCACCTGGCCCAGAAGGGCGTGGAGCAGATGAAGAAGGAGGCGGGTCGCATCAGCGCTGTGGACCTGCAGAAAATG GTTGCCCGTGTCTTTTATTACCTGTGTGTGATCGCTCTTCAGTATGTGACACCCCTGGTGATGCTGCTGCACACGACATTGCTGCTAAAAACCTTGG GCGGCCATTCTTGGGCCGTTTACCCCGATGACGGTTCACCTTGCGTCGCTACCGAGGACTCTCACGCCGAATCGCCGGGGGGCGGGCAAGGACACCCGGCGCAGACGGCGGCTCAGCTCACGGCAGCCCTGGGTGGACTGAGGACCGTTTTTACACCCTTGCTTTTCCGGGGTCTCCTGTCGTTCCTCACCTGGTGGATTGCTGCTTGCTTGTTCTCCACGTCCCTCTTCGGCTTGTTCTATCACCAATATCTGATGGCTGCATAG